In one Rhopalosiphum padi isolate XX-2018 chromosome 3, ASM2088224v1, whole genome shotgun sequence genomic region, the following are encoded:
- the LOC132927409 gene encoding histone deacetylase HDAC1-like isoform X1 produces MKTGLMEDILVAIKKTTLLEGNIGNYYYGQGHPMKPHRISMTHNLLLNYGLYQKMEIARPYEVTAKDMTKFHSKEYIQFLKRICPDNMNNYKIQMQRFNVDKDSPVFDGLYKFCQLSVGGSVAAAVKLNKQSADICINWGGGLHHAKKSKASGFCYVNDIVLGILELLKYHQRVLYIDIDVHHGDGVEEAFYTTDRVMTVSFHKYGGNYFPGSGALESIGKGEGKHYAVNIPLRDGMDDDSYESIFVPIITKVMETFQPSAVVLQCGADSLTGDKLGCFNLTIKGHGKCVEFVKRYGLPLLMVGGGGYTIRNVSRCWTFETAVALGAEIANELPNNDYFEYFGPDFKLHISPSKMKNRNTTKSLEKIKNRLFENLRMLPHAPGVQVQDIPEDGVRNKSEDEDNVNPDERNPQSITDKKISPDNEFSDSEDEGMAPGVGGGGRKDNRSYKNVKFARKRACLDSNRTEVNEPEFKILKDDKEDKSDSSDDSNKKDAVKS; encoded by the exons gTAACATTGGAAACTATTATTATGGACAAGGTCATCCTATGAAACCACATAGGATTTCAATGACTCATaatttgcttttaaattatGGTTTATACCAAAAAATGGAAATAGCT AGACCTTATGAAGTTACTGCAAAAGACATGACCAAATTTCATAGTAAAGAGTacatacagtttttaaaaaggATTTGTCCtgataatatgaacaattataaaatacaaatgcaaAGAT tcaATGTTGATAAAGATTCTCCAGTTTTTGATGgtttatacaaattttgtcAGCTATCTGTGGGCGGTTCAGTAGCAGCagctgtaaaattaaataaacaatctgCAGATATTTGTATCAATTGGGGAGGTGGTTTACATCACGCAAAAAAATCTAAAGCCAGTGGCTTTTGTTATGTTAATGATATCGTACTTGGTATATTAGAATTGCTTAAATACCATCAACGAGTGTTGTACATTGATATTGATGTCCATCACGGTGATGGTGTTGAAGAAGCATTTTATACAACTGATAGAGTTATGACAGTTTCATTCCACAAATATGGTGGCAATTATTTTCCTGGTAGTGGAGCTCTCGAA agtatTGGTAAAGGAGAAGGAAAACACTATGCAGTTAACATTCCCTTAAGAGATGGAATGGATGATGATAGTTATGAATCAATATTCGTACCAATAATTACTAAAGTAATGGAGACGTTCCAACCTAGTGCAGTTGTATTACAATGTGGAGCGGATTCACTTACAGGAGATAAGCTTGGATGCTTTAATCTAACTATTAAAG GTCATGGCAAATGTGTTGAATTTGTAAAACGTTATGGCTTACCCCTTCTTATGGTTGGCGGAGGTGGTTATACTATTCGAAATGTATCTCGATGTTGGACATTTGAAACAGCTGTGGCCTTAGGAGCTGAAATTGCTAATGAATTGCCAAATAACgactattttgaatattttggtcCCGATTTTAAACTTCATATCAGCCCTtcgaaaatgaaaaatagaaaTACTACAAAGTCTTtagaaaagattaaaaaccGACTCTTTGAAAACTTAAGAATGCTACCTCACGCCCCAGGAGTTCAAGTCCaag atATACCCGAAGACGGAGTACGCAACAAGTCAGAAGATGAAGATAATGTTAACCCAGATGAAAGGAATCCTCAATCTATTacagataaaaaaatttcaccTGATAATGAATTTAGCGATAGTGAAGATGAAGGAATGGCTCCTGGTGTAGGGGGTGGTGGCCGAAAAGATAATAG atcttataaaaatgtcaaatttgcTAGAAAACGAGCATGTTTGGACTCGAATAGGACGGAAGTCAATGAACCAGAATTTAAGATTCtaaaag atgataAAGAAGACAAATCTGATAGTTCTGATGATTCTAATAAAAAGGATGCTGTCAAGTCTTGA
- the LOC132927409 gene encoding histone deacetylase HDAC1-like isoform X3: MKPHRISMTHNLLLNYGLYQKMEIARPYEVTAKDMTKFHSKEYIQFLKRICPDNMNNYKIQMQRFNVDKDSPVFDGLYKFCQLSVGGSVAAAVKLNKQSADICINWGGGLHHAKKSKASGFCYVNDIVLGILELLKYHQRVLYIDIDVHHGDGVEEAFYTTDRVMTVSFHKYGGNYFPGSGALESIGKGEGKHYAVNIPLRDGMDDDSYESIFVPIITKVMETFQPSAVVLQCGADSLTGDKLGCFNLTIKGHGKCVEFVKRYGLPLLMVGGGGYTIRNVSRCWTFETAVALGAEIANELPNNDYFEYFGPDFKLHISPSKMKNRNTTKSLEKIKNRLFENLRMLPHAPGVQVQDIPEDGVRNKSEDEDNVNPDERNPQSITDKKISPDNEFSDSEDEGMAPGVGGGGRKDNRSYKNVKFARKRACLDSNRTEVNEPEFKILKDDKEDKSDSSDDSNKKDAVKS; encoded by the exons ATGAAACCACATAGGATTTCAATGACTCATaatttgcttttaaattatGGTTTATACCAAAAAATGGAAATAGCT AGACCTTATGAAGTTACTGCAAAAGACATGACCAAATTTCATAGTAAAGAGTacatacagtttttaaaaaggATTTGTCCtgataatatgaacaattataaaatacaaatgcaaAGAT tcaATGTTGATAAAGATTCTCCAGTTTTTGATGgtttatacaaattttgtcAGCTATCTGTGGGCGGTTCAGTAGCAGCagctgtaaaattaaataaacaatctgCAGATATTTGTATCAATTGGGGAGGTGGTTTACATCACGCAAAAAAATCTAAAGCCAGTGGCTTTTGTTATGTTAATGATATCGTACTTGGTATATTAGAATTGCTTAAATACCATCAACGAGTGTTGTACATTGATATTGATGTCCATCACGGTGATGGTGTTGAAGAAGCATTTTATACAACTGATAGAGTTATGACAGTTTCATTCCACAAATATGGTGGCAATTATTTTCCTGGTAGTGGAGCTCTCGAA agtatTGGTAAAGGAGAAGGAAAACACTATGCAGTTAACATTCCCTTAAGAGATGGAATGGATGATGATAGTTATGAATCAATATTCGTACCAATAATTACTAAAGTAATGGAGACGTTCCAACCTAGTGCAGTTGTATTACAATGTGGAGCGGATTCACTTACAGGAGATAAGCTTGGATGCTTTAATCTAACTATTAAAG GTCATGGCAAATGTGTTGAATTTGTAAAACGTTATGGCTTACCCCTTCTTATGGTTGGCGGAGGTGGTTATACTATTCGAAATGTATCTCGATGTTGGACATTTGAAACAGCTGTGGCCTTAGGAGCTGAAATTGCTAATGAATTGCCAAATAACgactattttgaatattttggtcCCGATTTTAAACTTCATATCAGCCCTtcgaaaatgaaaaatagaaaTACTACAAAGTCTTtagaaaagattaaaaaccGACTCTTTGAAAACTTAAGAATGCTACCTCACGCCCCAGGAGTTCAAGTCCaag atATACCCGAAGACGGAGTACGCAACAAGTCAGAAGATGAAGATAATGTTAACCCAGATGAAAGGAATCCTCAATCTATTacagataaaaaaatttcaccTGATAATGAATTTAGCGATAGTGAAGATGAAGGAATGGCTCCTGGTGTAGGGGGTGGTGGCCGAAAAGATAATAG atcttataaaaatgtcaaatttgcTAGAAAACGAGCATGTTTGGACTCGAATAGGACGGAAGTCAATGAACCAGAATTTAAGATTCtaaaag atgataAAGAAGACAAATCTGATAGTTCTGATGATTCTAATAAAAAGGATGCTGTCAAGTCTTGA
- the LOC132927409 gene encoding histone deacetylase HDAC1-like isoform X2 encodes MSITSFKKRVCYYYDGNIGNYYYGQGHPMKPHRISMTHNLLLNYGLYQKMEIARPYEVTAKDMTKFHSKEYIQFLKRICPDNMNNYKIQMQRFNVDKDSPVFDGLYKFCQLSVGGSVAAAVKLNKQSADICINWGGGLHHAKKSKASGFCYVNDIVLGILELLKYHQRVLYIDIDVHHGDGVEEAFYTTDRVMTVSFHKYGGNYFPGSGALESIGKGEGKHYAVNIPLRDGMDDDSYESIFVPIITKVMETFQPSAVVLQCGADSLTGDKLGCFNLTIKGHGKCVEFVKRYGLPLLMVGGGGYTIRNVSRCWTFETAVALGAEIANELPNNDYFEYFGPDFKLHISPSKMKNRNTTKSLEKIKNRLFENLRMLPHAPGVQVQDIPEDGVRNKSEDEDNVNPDERNPQSITDKKISPDNEFSDSEDEGMAPGVGGGGRKDNRSYKNVKFARKRACLDSNRTEVNEPEFKILKDDKEDKSDSSDDSNKKDAVKS; translated from the exons ATGTCCATCACATCATTCAAGAAACGCGTCTGTTACTATTATGACG gTAACATTGGAAACTATTATTATGGACAAGGTCATCCTATGAAACCACATAGGATTTCAATGACTCATaatttgcttttaaattatGGTTTATACCAAAAAATGGAAATAGCT AGACCTTATGAAGTTACTGCAAAAGACATGACCAAATTTCATAGTAAAGAGTacatacagtttttaaaaaggATTTGTCCtgataatatgaacaattataaaatacaaatgcaaAGAT tcaATGTTGATAAAGATTCTCCAGTTTTTGATGgtttatacaaattttgtcAGCTATCTGTGGGCGGTTCAGTAGCAGCagctgtaaaattaaataaacaatctgCAGATATTTGTATCAATTGGGGAGGTGGTTTACATCACGCAAAAAAATCTAAAGCCAGTGGCTTTTGTTATGTTAATGATATCGTACTTGGTATATTAGAATTGCTTAAATACCATCAACGAGTGTTGTACATTGATATTGATGTCCATCACGGTGATGGTGTTGAAGAAGCATTTTATACAACTGATAGAGTTATGACAGTTTCATTCCACAAATATGGTGGCAATTATTTTCCTGGTAGTGGAGCTCTCGAA agtatTGGTAAAGGAGAAGGAAAACACTATGCAGTTAACATTCCCTTAAGAGATGGAATGGATGATGATAGTTATGAATCAATATTCGTACCAATAATTACTAAAGTAATGGAGACGTTCCAACCTAGTGCAGTTGTATTACAATGTGGAGCGGATTCACTTACAGGAGATAAGCTTGGATGCTTTAATCTAACTATTAAAG GTCATGGCAAATGTGTTGAATTTGTAAAACGTTATGGCTTACCCCTTCTTATGGTTGGCGGAGGTGGTTATACTATTCGAAATGTATCTCGATGTTGGACATTTGAAACAGCTGTGGCCTTAGGAGCTGAAATTGCTAATGAATTGCCAAATAACgactattttgaatattttggtcCCGATTTTAAACTTCATATCAGCCCTtcgaaaatgaaaaatagaaaTACTACAAAGTCTTtagaaaagattaaaaaccGACTCTTTGAAAACTTAAGAATGCTACCTCACGCCCCAGGAGTTCAAGTCCaag atATACCCGAAGACGGAGTACGCAACAAGTCAGAAGATGAAGATAATGTTAACCCAGATGAAAGGAATCCTCAATCTATTacagataaaaaaatttcaccTGATAATGAATTTAGCGATAGTGAAGATGAAGGAATGGCTCCTGGTGTAGGGGGTGGTGGCCGAAAAGATAATAG atcttataaaaatgtcaaatttgcTAGAAAACGAGCATGTTTGGACTCGAATAGGACGGAAGTCAATGAACCAGAATTTAAGATTCtaaaag atgataAAGAAGACAAATCTGATAGTTCTGATGATTCTAATAAAAAGGATGCTGTCAAGTCTTGA